The following coding sequences are from one Epinephelus fuscoguttatus linkage group LG7, E.fuscoguttatus.final_Chr_v1 window:
- the rhoaa gene encoding rho-related GTP-binding protein RhoA-A, with translation MAAIRKKLVIVGDGACGKTCLLIVFSKDQFPEVYVPTVFENYVADIEVDGKQVELALWDTAGQEDYDRLRPLSYPDTDVILMCFSIDSPDSLENIPEKWTPEVKHFCPNVPIILVGNKKDLRNDEHTRRELAKMKQEPVKSDEARDMANRINAFGYLECSAKTKDGVREVFEMATRAALQARRRGKKSGCLLL, from the exons ATGGCTGCAATCAGAAAGAAACTGGTGATAGTTGGTGATGGAGCCTGTGGGAAGACCTGTCTGCTCATAGTGTTCAGCAAAGACCAGTTCCCTGAGGTTTATGTTCCCACAGTGTTCGAAAACTATGTGGCAGATATTGAGGTCGATGGTAAACAG GTGGAACTGGCTCTTTGGGACACAGCAGGTCAGGAGGACTATGACCGACTGAGGCCTCTCTCCTATCCAGACACAGATGTCATCCTCATGTGTTTCTCCATTGACAGCCCTGACAGTTTGG AGAATATTCCAGAGAAGTGGACTCCTGAGGTCAAGCACTTCTGTCCCAATGTGCCCATTATTCTTGTGGGAAACAAGAAAGACCTGAGAAATGATGAACACACGCGTCGAGAGTTAGCTAAGATGAAACAG gaaccagtgaagtcAGACGAGGCGAGGGACATGGCTAACCGGATCAATGCCTTTGGTTACTTGGAGTGCTCAGCCAAGACGAAGGATGGTGTGAGGGAGGTGTTTGAGATGGCCACCAGGGCAGCACTGCAGGCCAGGAGGCGAGGCAAGAAGAGCGGCTGCCTTCTGCTATAA